GTGGCACCGGGAATCCGTTCTTCACCACCGATTCGGCGGCGGCGCTGCGCGCCAACGAGATCCACGCCGACATCCTGCTCAAGGGGACGCGCGTCGACGGCGTCTACACCGCCGATCCGCGCCTCGATCCGGCGGCGAAGCTCCTCTCCGAGGTGACCTACCAGCAGGTGCTGGAGCGCGATCTGCGGTTCATGGATGCCGCGGCGATCAGCCTCTGCCGCGACAACGGAGTGCCGATCGGTATCTTCAATCTCACCCACGAAGGCAACATCCGTCGCGTGGTTTGTGGCGAGCGCGTCGGCTCGATCGTCCACAAGACGGCGACCGGCGAGCGCGCGAATTGACTCTGGCGGCGTTGCCGGGGATGATCGACCCCGGGGCCCAAAACCACGGGGATCCGCGGTGAACCAGGTGCCCCGCGAGCGCACGAGGAGGATCGGATGAAGGCGATTCACCAGGAAGCCGAAACGAAGATGAAGCTGGCGGTCGAGCACATGCATGCCGAGCTCAAGCGGCTGCGGACGGGCCGTGCGACGCTCGGGCTCCTCGACGGGGTGACCGTCGACTACTTTGGCACGCCGACGCCATTGAAGCAGGTCGCCACGCTGACCGTGGTCGACGCGACGATGCTGATGGCGCAGCCCTGGGACGCCAAGCAGATCCCGGCGATCGAACGGGCGCTGCAGAAGTCGGACTTGGGGCTCAATCCGATGAGCGACGGCAAGACCGTGCGGATCCCGATTCCGCAGCCGACCGAGGAGCGCCGCAAGGAGCTCGTCAAGAAGGCGCACGAGATCGCCGAGCACGCCCGCACCGGCATCCGCGCGGCGCGGCGCGAGGCGAACGACAAGCTGAAGAAGCTCGAGAAGGAGCACGAGCTCGGGCAGGACGACGAACGCCGTGCCCTGGAAGAGATCCAGAAGCTCCACGACCGCGAGATCGACGAGGTCGCGAAGGTCCTCGAGCACAAGGAAAAAGACATCATGACGGTCTGAGGCGGACGGTCCGGGGCTCGATATGGACCGGTCCGGCAGCACGCTGCACACCCGCCTCGTACCAGCCGCCCGCGTGCACGCCGTGGTTCCCGCGGCGGGACGCGGGCTTCGTTTTGGCGGCACACTCTCCAAGCAGT
This genomic window from Thermoanaerobaculia bacterium contains:
- the frr gene encoding ribosome recycling factor, whose amino-acid sequence is MKAIHQEAETKMKLAVEHMHAELKRLRTGRATLGLLDGVTVDYFGTPTPLKQVATLTVVDATMLMAQPWDAKQIPAIERALQKSDLGLNPMSDGKTVRIPIPQPTEERRKELVKKAHEIAEHARTGIRAARREANDKLKKLEKEHELGQDDERRALEEIQKLHDREIDEVAKVLEHKEKDIMTV